The Flavobacterium sp. K5-23 genome segment TTGAAACTCCATTCAACTGGGAAGATAATGTTTTCAAAGTATGGGGATATCATATTACTACTTTCCCTAATGGAACTAAAATCTCTAGCACTATTAAAACTCCATTACAATTCACTATGAGTTGCAAAATACCTTTCGCTACAAAAGGAAGCATTCTAATTGTTAAGAATAACAAAGAAGCCTTATTAGATTTTGGAAATGGAGATTGTGATAATTTAGCTACAATAACAGTAAATGGTGTCACTAAAGAAATTCAATTAAAGAAATAGATTTTTAATTCTTTAACAAAAAAAGGTTTAGCCATCTATGACGGCTAAACCTTTTTTAATTTATAATAAGTTCTTTTATGCTTCCTTATTAGCCAGTTGACCACAGGCAGCATCAATATCTTTCCCTCTACTTCTTCTTACTTTCACCACAATTCCCGAATTTTCAAGTGCTTTTATATAGGCATTGATTGATTCATCTGAAGCTTGTTGAAATTCTCCATCATCGATTGGATTATATTCAATCAGATTGACTTTACACGGAACGTATTTACAAAATTTAACCAAAGCATCGATTGAATCTTTATCGTCATTTATCCCTTTCCAAACTACATATTCATAAGAGATTTTACTTTTGGTCTTTCTATACCAATATTCTAATGATTCTCTTAAATCTGCTAGAGGAAAACTTGCACTAAAAGGCATAATTCTCGCTCTAATTTCATCAATTGCAGAATGCAGCGAAACAGCCAGTTTAAATTTTACATCGTCATCAGCTAGCTTCTTTATCATTTTAGGCACACCTGAAGTCGAAACCATAATACGTTTTGGAGACATTCCTAGACCTTCACTTGAAGTTATCATTTCGATAGCCTTTAAAACATTGTTGTAATTCATTAATGGCTCACCCATTCCCATGAAAACAATATTCGACAAAGGATGATTGTAATACAAACGGCTTTCTTTATCTATAGCCAGAACTTGATCATAAATTTCAGCAGGTTCAAGATTTCGCATTCTTTTTAATCGTGCTGTAGCACAAAAATTACAATCTAAACTACAACCCACCTGACTCGATACACAAGCAGTTGTTCTTGTATTTGTAGGTATTAAAACTGACTCTACAACTAGTCCATCGTGAAGTCTAACGGCATTCTTAACTGTACCATCAGTACTGCGTTGCATTGTATCAACCTTAATGTGATTGATAACAAAATTATCTTCCAGCATAACTCTTGTGGCTTTTGTCACATTAGTCATATCATCAAAATTATGCGCGCCTTTGCTCCACAACCATTCATAAACCTGATTCCCACGAAAGGACTTATCTCCATTAGCAACAAAAAAATCTCTTAATTGTTCTTTTGATAAGGCTCGTATGTCTTTTTTCTCAATTTGCATGCTGCAAAGTTAGTAACTATTTTGTAGTTTTCGTTATTTGTGAATTTGGTTATTTGTAATTTTGTGAAAAATTTAAAACAATGCACTTCATTTCCCAAGAACTAGAAGATTATATAGAGCAACATTCTCAAAAGGAACCTGAGTTATTAGCAGCCTTAAACAAGGAAACATATCAAAAAATACTTTTGCCTCGTATGTTAAGCGGTCATTTTCAGGGACGTGTATTAAGTATGTTATCTAAACTGATTCGGCCTTTAAACATTCTCGAAATAGGGACTTACACGGGTTATTCGGCTTTGTGCTTATGTGAAGGTATGCAGGAAGGCGGCCAACTCCATACAATAGACATTAAAGAAGAGCTGGTTGATTTTCAGCGCAAACACTTCGATAAATCCCCTTGGGGCAATCAAATCGTTCAGCACTTAGGAGAAGCGGTAGATATTATACCAACGCTTGAAGTAAAATTTGATTTGGTTTTCATCGATGCGGACAAAGAGAATTACATCAATTACTTTGAACAAATTCTTCCAAAAATGAATAAAGGAGGCATTATCCTTTCTGACAATGTATTATGGAGCGGAAAGGTATTAGAACCTTTACATCCTAATGACATAAGCACAAAAATACTGCTGGAATATAATGATTTATTGAGTAATGACCCAAGAGTGGAAACGGTTTTACTGCCTATTCGTGATGGACTAACGGTAAGCAGGGTTCTTTAATTTGCTATTACATCCTGAAAAAACCTGCTTTTTAGCCCAGATGAGAAAGGAAATCCTTCTGGTTTAAAATGAATTTTTTCTAAAAAAAAAGAGCGACCAACGGAAGCTCCTTTATTTTTAACAGAAAAAACCGTTTTAAACCAGAAGATTGAAATGTACAGCTGGAATAGCTTCTTGTAAAATTATTTTGAAAAATATTTGATTTGAATGTATTGGTATATTTTAAACATCGTACATCCTGATAACATCCCAAATACATACCCTGTTAAAATATCTATAGGGTAATGCAGTCCCAGATAAATACGGCTATAAGCAAAAATTAGTGGCCATAAAAACAGGAATATGGTATGCTTATAATATTTCTTTAAAATACAGTATAAAAATGTTGAAACCGCCATACTATTTGCAGCGTGACCGGAAAAGAAACTATACGAATTACTTGTTTTAACCAGTCGAATTATAGAATTAATCTCAGGATTATTACAAGGGCGTAGTCTTTGAAATCCATTTTTGAATAAATTAGTAACCTGGTCTGTAAATGCTATCAAAACCGCTACAAACAAGAGCAAATACAATGTTTGTTTCGTGCCTAATTTCTTAAAAAGAAGATACAGCAATACTAGAAACAAAGGAATCCAGTTAAGCTGCTTAGTGATCATAAGCCAAAGACCATCGTAAGTCTCCGAACCTAAACCATTTAAATAAACTAATAAACCAGTATCAAGAGATAGAATTTTATCTAGCATTACATTTGTCTTTTTACAGGTCCTGTAATGTTTTCTATGTCTTCTTTCACTTTTTCAACCTGAGTAACTGTATCTCCAAGAAGGCTTTCTTTGGCTTTATTAATCTCTGAATTGATCCCGCCTGTCATATCACTCAATGATTTAGCGTCTAAACCATTAGCTTCAGCACCTTTTTGAATTTCGCTTTTAATGTCGTTTGTCGCATTTTTTAATTGCGCCATTGCTTTCCCCATAGTCTTCGCTATTTCTGGTATTTTATCAGAACCAAAAAGCATGAGTACTATAAATAAAATGAAAACTAACTCTCCTCCTCCTATGCCAAACATATTTTTATTTTTAATTGCTGCAAAGATACCATATTTTGAAACTTTGTCTTTTAATTTTTTCATAAAAAAAAAGACTCATAAAGAGTCTTTTTTTAATTTTGCTAGCTTAGT includes the following:
- the rlmN gene encoding 23S rRNA (adenine(2503)-C(2))-methyltransferase RlmN → MQIEKKDIRALSKEQLRDFFVANGDKSFRGNQVYEWLWSKGAHNFDDMTNVTKATRVMLEDNFVINHIKVDTMQRSTDGTVKNAVRLHDGLVVESVLIPTNTRTTACVSSQVGCSLDCNFCATARLKRMRNLEPAEIYDQVLAIDKESRLYYNHPLSNIVFMGMGEPLMNYNNVLKAIEMITSSEGLGMSPKRIMVSTSGVPKMIKKLADDDVKFKLAVSLHSAIDEIRARIMPFSASFPLADLRESLEYWYRKTKSKISYEYVVWKGINDDKDSIDALVKFCKYVPCKVNLIEYNPIDDGEFQQASDESINAYIKALENSGIVVKVRRSRGKDIDAACGQLANKEA
- a CDS encoding O-methyltransferase, which produces MHFISQELEDYIEQHSQKEPELLAALNKETYQKILLPRMLSGHFQGRVLSMLSKLIRPLNILEIGTYTGYSALCLCEGMQEGGQLHTIDIKEELVDFQRKHFDKSPWGNQIVQHLGEAVDIIPTLEVKFDLVFIDADKENYINYFEQILPKMNKGGIILSDNVLWSGKVLEPLHPNDISTKILLEYNDLLSNDPRVETVLLPIRDGLTVSRVL
- a CDS encoding phosphatase PAP2 family protein yields the protein MLDKILSLDTGLLVYLNGLGSETYDGLWLMITKQLNWIPLFLVLLYLLFKKLGTKQTLYLLLFVAVLIAFTDQVTNLFKNGFQRLRPCNNPEINSIIRLVKTSNSYSFFSGHAANSMAVSTFLYCILKKYYKHTIFLFLWPLIFAYSRIYLGLHYPIDILTGYVFGMLSGCTMFKIYQYIQIKYFSK
- a CDS encoding twin-arginine translocase TatA/TatE family subunit, with the protein product MFGIGGGELVFILFIVLMLFGSDKIPEIAKTMGKAMAQLKNATNDIKSEIQKGAEANGLDAKSLSDMTGGINSEINKAKESLLGDTVTQVEKVKEDIENITGPVKRQM